The Gambusia affinis linkage group LG09, SWU_Gaff_1.0, whole genome shotgun sequence DNA window TTTGTATCATCTTACAATGACAACACACTGCCTGCTGACCAGACTCTGAAGAAAAGTCCAACAGATTTCCTCCATTCTTTGACTGATAGTGATGATTCTCCCCAGGTAAGAatcaaaatgtcagaataacATAATTCTATataattttaaggcttttttgtCATGTCTGGGTTGTTCTTGTATATATATTATCcgattgtttattgcaataaaaaaaaatctccacacCCACAGATTTTACTTTCAAACGGAAATTCTGCCTGTTtatagcaatttattttttggtttttagacGCATGATAGACAGTATCCGATGTGGAAACGCCGATCGAAATAACACTAAAGCCCACTTCTCGCCTCTTAGTGAACTACTCACGCTTTACCTGCGATGTGTTGCTGTGAGAAACAGACTAAATGTTTCAATTATCTTATGGAATATcacaaaattttttaaacatttcatcaagGTGAATTGGGAcctatttattttacaattctCCATTCCCCTtctaagacttttttttttaaagtttttagcCAAATAATAAATCTCCTTTAAGTAATTTTGTATTAACCATTTTATGCCAAcgtaaaattaacttaaaatgccTCTAAGTTTTTagtaaaaagtaattatttgtgATTATGGACTTTTAATAAACGTAAAGATCTCTTGAACttgattgtgtttcttattCAAGACTCaggatgaaaaataaagaagataTCCTTCAATCTGACTATGGGTTCTCCTTAcgtaatttattattaagcaTTTTAAGCTAatgtcaaaaagtaaaataaaataaataatttcttgctAGGTTCAAGTGAAAACTTTggagaattatttatttatttatttattcccctTTTTGTTGAGAGAGGCGTGAGAGAGTGTGTGGGGTTGTGGGGGGTATAGAACTTGCTTTCCGTGGTGCTGAATTACATGTTTATGTCTCCTATATTAGATGGAAAATATCTGAGGAATTATTTAAATCGTGATTTAAAGTAGAGGTTTTTTGATGCAGTCTTTCTAGTGGAATTGTGAATTTCAGacttattttttgctttctccTGTTTGTAATGTTAAATCTCTACTCATGGAGTCGCTATTGGCTTGCAGATAGTCTCTGTTCTCCACCCATACCAATATCGCAAACGTGATGTAAAACCAAAACCTCCATTGTTCCAAGAGCTTCCTTTACCTACCTGCATTTTACAAATATCCTGGTTTTTCGAAGACAGGCGGCTTTTGTTCGTTTCAAAGTTGAATTGAAACCATGGGCTTTAGTGGACATTTGTTCTTGAGTACCATGTGCggttttgctttttacataaaaatctcTGCTGCAGACCTGAGCTATTCCGTTCCAGAGGAGATGAGGCCTGGTTCCATTGTCGGAAATATTGCTAAAGACCTCGGACTGGAAGTGGTTAAAATGTCCACTCGAAAAGCTCGGATTGACACTGGGGACGCCAACCAGCATTTCTGTGATCTTGATCTAAGAACTGGAAATTTTATCATAAAGCAAAGGATTGACAGAGAGGAGCTGTGCGGCGAGAAGACTTCATGCTTACTGAAATATGAATTGGTTTTAGAAAGCCCCTTGGAGCTGCATCGGATTTCTCTGCACGTTCAAGACGTGAACGATAATTTCCCAGTTTTTCCTAAAGATGCAGTTAAACTAGAAATAAGAGAATCAGCTGTTAAGGGAGCGCGGTTTCGTGTTAATGAAGCCCATGACGCGGACATCGGACAGAATACGGTAAAGCAGTACAGTTTGCAAACAAatggacattttgttttatcagttaGAGAAGATACTGATGGATCCAGAACCATCGAGCTAGTTTTAGACAAAGAGTTAGATCGTGAAAAGGAGCGTGAGATGAATTTCACCATAATTGCTGTTGATGATGGAAACCCACGGAGGTCAGGGACCGTAAATATACACGTCACTGTTCTTGATGCTAATGATAACGCACCCGTTTTTGATCAGGCAGTTTACAGAGCAAGTCTCCCTGAAAATGCTCCCCACGATTCTGTCGCAGTAACTGTTAAAGCTACCGATGCAGATGAGGGTGTAAATGGGGAAGTTACGTACGAATTTAGCCGCATCCCAGAAAGAGCTAAAAGGGTTTTTAcactaaataacaaaacaggGGAAGTTAAAGTCATTGGGAGTCTTGATTTCGAGAGTAATTCTGAATATGAAATGCGCATTAATGCTAAAGATGGATATGGACTTTCATCTGATTCTAAAGTTATTATTGAGATTACCGATGTGAATGACAACTGCCCTGTCATTTATGTGAAATCTCTGACGAATCCCGTGACGGAAAGTGTGTCACCTGGAACAGAGGTGGGAATCATTAATGTACAGGACAGAGATTCTGATATTAATGGACAGGTCCGCTGCTCCGTCGATCAAAAAGTCCCTTTTAAATTGGTTCCATCGATTAAAAACTATTATTCATTGGTGACCACAGAGTCACTGGACCGTGAACTAGTGTCTGATTACAACATTACGATCACTGCCATTGACCAGGGTTCTCCACCTCTGTCTTCCTATAAAACTGTTCTTTTAACAGTAGCTGACATCAACGACAACCCACCTGTGTTTGAGGAACAGTACTACAGCGCATATgtgagtgaaaataacaaaCCTGGGTCCTCTTTATGTACTGTTTCTGCTCGAGATCCTGACTGGAGACAAAACGGTACAGTGATTTATTCTCTGTTACCTGGTGAGGTGAACGGTGCCTCGGTGTCCTCCTATCTATCTGTTAATGGAGACACAGGAGTGATCCACGCTGTGAGGTCATTTGATTATGAACAGTTCAGGA harbors:
- the LOC122836611 gene encoding protocadherin gamma-A11-like isoform X23 codes for the protein MGFSGHLFLSTMCGFAFYIKISAADLSYSVPEEMRPGSIVGNIAKDLGLEVVKMSTRKARIDTGDANQHFCDLDLRTGNFIIKQRIDREELCGEKTSCLLKYELVLESPLELHRISLHVQDVNDNFPVFPKDAVKLEIRESAVKGARFRVNEAHDADIGQNTVKQYSLQTNGHFVLSVREDTDGSRTIELVLDKELDREKEREMNFTIIAVDDGNPRRSGTVNIHVTVLDANDNAPVFDQAVYRASLPENAPHDSVAVTVKATDADEGVNGEVTYEFSRIPERAKRVFTLNNKTGEVKVIGSLDFESNSEYEMRINAKDGYGLSSDSKVIIEITDVNDNCPVIYVKSLTNPVTESVSPGTEVGIINVQDRDSDINGQVRCSVDQKVPFKLVPSIKNYYSLVTTESLDRELVSDYNITITAIDQGSPPLSSYKTVLLTVADINDNPPVFEEQYYSAYVSENNKPGSSLCTVSARDPDWRQNGTVIYSLLPGEVNGASVSSYLSVNGDTGVIHAVRSFDYEQFRSFKVQVMARDNGSPPLSSNVTVGVFISDVNDNSPQILYPAPEGSSFMTELVPKAAHGGSLVSKVIAVDADSGQNAWLSYHIVKATDPGLFSIDLHSGEIRTQRDISESDSMKQNLIVVVKDNGQPSLSATCSIFLLISDNLAEVPELKDISYDEKNSKLTSYLIIALVSVSTFFLTFIIIILGVRFCRRRKPRLLFDGAVAIPGAYLPPNYSDVDGTGTLRSTYNYDAYLTTGSRTSDFKFVSSYNDNTLPADQTLKKSPTDFLHSLTDIDDSPQQKPPNNDWRFTQGQRPGPSGPHMPYGTHIRWTPKNGTRATGGPEVAMGTGPWPQPPTEAEQLQALMAAANEVSEATATLGPGTMGLSTRYSPQFTLQHVPDYRQNVYIPGSTATLTSNPQQQQATAQQATQQALPPPQASAQAEPPKAAQTPASKKKSTKKEKK